The Oceaniferula marina genome includes a window with the following:
- a CDS encoding transposase: protein MTNRSTTECNQTELPFTSSQSRKVEARFDGGDISSDGGLLLPREVDRRLDVLPRAAKLLDDPRETGKVRHSAQSLVKQRVMALVQGYEDQTTTICCATTTCCNSPPTK, encoded by the coding sequence ATGACCAATCGCTCAACAACAGAATGTAATCAGACAGAACTGCCTTTTACAAGCAGTCAAAGCCGTAAAGTTGAAGCCCGTTTCGACGGCGGCGACATTAGTTCTGATGGAGGCCTGCTGTTGCCACGCGAAGTGGACAGGAGACTCGACGTTCTTCCCAGGGCAGCCAAGCTTCTGGATGATCCTCGCGAGACAGGCAAAGTCCGCCACAGTGCCCAAAGCCTCGTCAAGCAGCGGGTGATGGCACTGGTCCAGGGCTACGAGGATCAAACGACCACGATTTGTTGCGCAACGACAACCTGCTGCAACTCGCCACCGACAAAGTGA
- a CDS encoding tyrosine-type recombinase/integrase, producing the protein MEKTAQAEAGAGEEKSRRILSVITRATEDAERGILNSTKGSAYIAEIIKIATGEDLQTYTIKEWVSEWLARQEGVSIATVRAYNTYTKQFLKWLGPRADNTLQSLTTADMRKLRQWFLDGAGGKRKASVNTATQKMKTVSSIYIEAMKQGITNFNPVAALKALPQEDSITRKPFTLQEVKSLINHAPSDDWRGLILMGAFTGLRLTDCAQLPWDAVNLKKGEIVTMPSKTKRKRTIVRIPLHPSLASFLSSRPTPIDNTAPVFPELAVQSGPGRNGLSIQFTEIMDKANVSRGKASTTGGRSSYERSFHSLRHTLTSWLADSNVSPEIRMEIIGHKSQDVHSLYTHLGDETLQNAMSGVPGL; encoded by the coding sequence ATGGAAAAAACGGCTCAAGCTGAAGCTGGTGCAGGAGAAGAAAAAAGCCGCCGAATCCTCTCTGTCATTACCCGAGCAACGGAAGATGCTGAAAGAGGCATACTCAACTCAACAAAAGGTAGTGCATATATCGCAGAAATCATCAAAATTGCTACTGGTGAAGACCTGCAGACCTACACCATCAAAGAATGGGTGAGTGAATGGCTAGCCAGACAAGAAGGTGTATCTATAGCCACCGTACGGGCCTATAACACATACACAAAACAGTTTCTCAAATGGCTTGGTCCACGCGCTGATAATACACTTCAAAGCCTCACCACAGCAGACATGCGAAAACTAAGACAATGGTTTCTGGACGGGGCCGGAGGTAAGCGAAAAGCGAGTGTAAATACGGCTACACAGAAAATGAAAACGGTTTCATCCATCTACATCGAAGCCATGAAACAAGGGATTACCAACTTCAACCCTGTCGCTGCACTAAAAGCCCTACCCCAAGAGGACAGTATCACACGCAAACCATTTACTCTTCAAGAAGTCAAATCTCTCATTAATCATGCCCCCTCAGATGACTGGCGAGGTTTGATTCTCATGGGAGCTTTCACTGGCTTACGTCTCACCGACTGCGCACAATTGCCATGGGATGCCGTCAACCTCAAAAAAGGTGAGATTGTGACCATGCCTAGCAAGACAAAACGCAAAAGGACAATCGTTCGCATCCCCCTTCATCCATCCCTAGCATCCTTCCTTAGTAGCAGACCTACCCCCATAGACAACACCGCTCCAGTTTTTCCGGAACTTGCAGTTCAATCAGGACCAGGGCGAAACGGTCTCTCCATACAATTCACAGAAATTATGGATAAAGCCAACGTCAGCAGAGGCAAAGCCTCAACAACAGGTGGACGCTCCAGTTATGAGCGCAGCTTCCACAGCCTGCGCCACACACTTACCAGTTGGCTTGCTGACTCCAATGTATCCCCGGAAATCCGCATGGAGATTATTGGACACAAATCACAAGACGTCCACAGCCTTTATACACACCTCGGTGATGAAACATTGCAAAATGCCATGTCCGGAGTGCCGGGATTGTAA
- a CDS encoding substrate-binding domain-containing protein: MLAHKKFNVMIILGWNDPECFDAITSKALEYNWHLELRAYYTGSVPERWDGDGIIYSKGIRPKLDDFVMKYSKHCPVVALNSNLPKGLNIPVVSPDNYAAGSLAAKHLISRGYKNFSYYSPSKGAVSDLRQAGFKDTIQQAGFSFHPLKSKRTNAANPSWSTQQPYLTKQLDQLPPQTGILALDDLTASDLIEIALESGKKIPDDFAVIGLGNDRAVCECAQTPITSINLRSEEVSNQAAALLNQLMIKRSSIATSSNIPVGELVARESSDATVVHDPRLKQVIHFIKTNIRQPISLEQAADAAGISHRTLYNLFRQELGNTPADYLREERTLIAARLLKENPELTIREAARLAGFSCTRTLSRNLDLSGRS, encoded by the coding sequence ATGCTCGCACATAAAAAATTCAATGTCATGATCATCCTGGGATGGAACGACCCGGAATGTTTTGATGCGATCACCTCAAAAGCTCTCGAATATAACTGGCACCTCGAACTCCGAGCTTATTACACAGGATCCGTTCCCGAACGCTGGGACGGCGATGGAATTATCTATTCAAAAGGCATACGACCCAAACTCGATGACTTTGTGATGAAATATTCAAAACACTGTCCGGTGGTTGCCTTAAATTCTAATCTTCCAAAAGGTCTGAACATACCAGTTGTCAGTCCGGACAACTACGCCGCAGGCAGCTTGGCTGCAAAGCACTTGATCAGCCGCGGATATAAAAACTTCTCCTATTACTCTCCCAGCAAGGGGGCCGTCTCCGACTTACGCCAAGCCGGATTCAAAGACACGATCCAACAAGCCGGATTCAGCTTTCATCCATTAAAAAGTAAAAGGACAAATGCCGCCAACCCATCATGGTCCACGCAACAACCCTATCTCACTAAACAACTGGATCAACTCCCGCCGCAAACCGGGATTCTCGCACTCGACGACCTAACAGCATCCGATCTGATTGAGATTGCATTAGAATCCGGCAAAAAAATACCGGATGACTTTGCCGTCATAGGCCTTGGAAACGACCGTGCCGTTTGCGAGTGTGCACAAACCCCGATCACTAGTATCAACCTCAGAAGCGAAGAAGTATCCAACCAAGCCGCGGCCTTGCTCAACCAGCTTATGATCAAGCGATCCAGCATTGCAACCAGCAGCAATATCCCCGTAGGAGAATTGGTAGCACGGGAAAGCAGCGATGCCACTGTCGTTCACGACCCTCGTCTCAAGCAGGTCATTCATTTTATAAAGACCAACATCCGCCAGCCGATATCTCTCGAACAGGCCGCTGATGCTGCAGGCATATCACACCGCACACTCTATAACCTGTTTCGTCAAGAACTGGGAAATACACCTGCTGATTACTTACGAGAGGAGCGCACCCTGATTGCAGCACGTCTGTTGAAAGAAAATCCAGAACTCACCATTCGTGAAGCAGCCCGACTAGCTGGATTTTCCTGCACACGCACACTTAGCAGGAATTTGGATCTTTCCGGTCGTTCTTGA
- a CDS encoding sulfatase family protein encodes MKKKLYQKSLRSVATLIVIMAISLQLGAIGAATKKPNIIFIFSDDHAIGAIGAYGEGRWKTPHIDRLAKEGMRFDRTFCANSICTPSRATVLSGQHSHKNGVLQLAPHYVFDPARGNVQELMQKGGYQTALFGKWHLISPPTGFDEWEIMTASAGQGTYYNPHMKRSGGRKDYTPQGYASDVITDLSIDWLERRDKSKPFILFSHHKAPHGDWLPNMDKYGNAYKDLLIPEPATMWETFEGRGKGSPSKVSAHTLSKTWDKGHLMIKPPGGLNQAEIKQWKSIYDEENQAYFKKRKTKTLSKKEDIRWRFQRLARNYYLTVSSLDDSIGRLLDYLDRSGLNKNTIVIYSSDQGFFVGDYGWYDKRYMYETSMRMPLIVRWPGVVKPGSVDTHLTQNLDFAQTFLDIAGVDTPDYMQGRSLLPLLKGEQATSKWRDALYYQYYGKKWSLPSHYGVRTDRYKLIRFFDKTREHWELYDLENDAEELKNEYENPEFSATRKHLHMKLDEMRKLYEVPDDTAAIMKAASRRTPPKREK; translated from the coding sequence ATGAAAAAAAAGTTATATCAAAAATCATTGAGAAGTGTGGCCACTCTCATAGTCATCATGGCTATATCCCTACAGCTTGGGGCCATAGGCGCTGCAACAAAAAAACCTAACATCATTTTTATCTTCTCGGATGACCACGCCATTGGCGCCATTGGCGCCTACGGGGAAGGTCGATGGAAAACACCTCACATCGACCGTCTGGCAAAAGAGGGCATGCGCTTTGATCGGACATTCTGCGCAAATTCGATTTGCACACCAAGTCGGGCGACGGTTCTAAGTGGACAGCACAGTCACAAGAATGGAGTCTTGCAGCTAGCTCCACATTATGTGTTCGATCCAGCCCGAGGCAATGTTCAGGAATTGATGCAGAAAGGAGGCTATCAAACAGCACTTTTTGGTAAATGGCACCTAATCAGTCCTCCCACGGGCTTCGATGAATGGGAAATCATGACCGCAAGTGCGGGACAAGGAACCTACTACAATCCACACATGAAACGTAGTGGCGGACGCAAAGATTACACGCCACAGGGCTATGCCTCAGATGTCATAACGGATCTGAGTATCGATTGGCTGGAAAGACGTGATAAATCAAAACCATTCATTCTCTTTTCTCATCATAAAGCACCGCACGGAGACTGGCTACCGAACATGGATAAGTATGGTAATGCCTATAAGGATTTGCTTATCCCAGAGCCGGCTACCATGTGGGAAACGTTTGAGGGCAGAGGCAAGGGATCTCCATCCAAAGTGTCTGCGCACACCCTGAGCAAAACATGGGACAAGGGCCACCTGATGATCAAACCACCTGGCGGATTAAATCAAGCTGAAATAAAGCAATGGAAATCCATCTACGATGAAGAAAATCAAGCCTATTTCAAGAAGCGTAAAACAAAAACATTGAGCAAAAAAGAAGACATTCGCTGGCGTTTTCAAAGGCTGGCGCGCAATTATTATCTTACGGTATCATCACTGGACGATTCCATAGGACGCCTGCTGGACTATCTTGACCGTAGCGGATTGAACAAGAATACGATTGTCATTTATTCGTCTGATCAAGGATTCTTTGTGGGAGACTACGGGTGGTATGATAAACGCTATATGTATGAAACCTCTATGCGTATGCCCTTGATCGTAAGATGGCCAGGAGTAGTCAAACCAGGCTCTGTGGACACACACCTCACACAGAATCTTGATTTTGCGCAGACCTTTCTGGATATAGCTGGTGTAGATACTCCTGATTATATGCAGGGCCGCTCGCTGCTGCCACTGCTTAAGGGGGAGCAAGCAACATCAAAATGGCGCGATGCTCTCTATTACCAATACTACGGCAAGAAATGGAGCCTCCCCTCCCATTACGGTGTACGAACAGACCGGTATAAGCTCATTCGATTCTTTGACAAAACGCGCGAACATTGGGAGCTCTACGATTTAGAAAATGATGCAGAAGAATTGAAAAATGAATATGAGAATCCTGAGTTTTCAGCTACCCGCAAACATCTCCATATGAAACTGGATGAGATGCGTAAACTATACGAAGTACCCGATGACACCGCAGCCATCATGAAAGCTGCAAGCAGAAGAACGCCCCCGAAAAGAGAAAAATAA
- a CDS encoding glycosyl hydrolase family 95 catalytic domain-containing protein, whose amino-acid sequence MHRLQTGTILTLIIGALLWVVASAPLYGSEVLDVVGKYESVWTSPPTRTPANFAVDGPLLGNGDMLAAISGPPQAVVFHLGKNDFWRLQQGNGNAAPQPVGTFTLSTADLVGASYQVNQSLVDATTRLNFDRGDGVLRMESRVLAQENLLLIGLTAEQRSFEVVCGLTAHSGRGSVSASGDSGGVLWIERAFGADVVDIPTKVACAMTTLGGSTSGQVALTIAAGETVWVAVSMDSLFKSTTPRDDVIVRCAGLLESDIPGLIAAHAAWWAGYWDKAWIEIGDPEIELAYYRSYYGMGSCSRDPEFPPAIFGWTTTNNPRWNGDYHTNYNFQTPFYALASGNRLEQLTPHDAPVFDFMSRAQGYATDIFGSGTDPWGVIFGVGIGPKGIDTTYNHGSFSFPNKEQGVLTFGQRSDAALCLVNMADRWRRSYDPAYGEKVYPFAKEVAAFWENYLVWDAANSRYVINNDSVHEGSGADFNSILSLGLIRNTFDFVLDLSNELDRDADKRAAWQDILEKISGYTTHFKKAPDGSSLEVFRYSEVGTSWWSSNTLGIKPIFPAGSINYESDPNLVQYARNTIEVMQRWNDSNGSNSFFPAAVQIGYEPRVILNQLGTYVRNMYPNGFLVNNPHGIENFSTVPSTINEMLCMSRVAVGYSGPTGPFPARDESILRLFPVWPRERDARFTRLRAWGGFLVSSSLWAGEVQFVELTSEQGRDCIIRNPWPGQAARLYRNGETAEVVSGATFSFATSPDETIRLFPGEHALSEEAQNRLMRSPSSISGTPVGGQNLSFESGITGWTVNGGTSTFDDLAAWTSSPLPDGSHARGIRANDPGDPISISQDFGPAATGTYLVSFHVADRINEKWLNYRVELLAGDQVLFDRDSATDPSLRPPNGSTSHLGAWGQGGTEGSWHKLRLQAEVPVSLAGQTLTLRFTSSTQSTGDDGNHHDFALDHVALNFVSDSWPLKAYIQKRNTLADGSTEITLNWLSSADWTYRVESSSDLQPLWNEVLSGIEATPPVNSITMTVPPGKSRLFFRVMGW is encoded by the coding sequence ATGCATAGGCTACAAACGGGCACCATCCTGACCCTTATTATAGGCGCCTTATTGTGGGTGGTTGCGTCTGCCCCTCTGTATGGATCTGAAGTGTTAGACGTTGTCGGGAAGTATGAATCCGTATGGACCAGTCCGCCGACAAGGACCCCGGCGAACTTCGCGGTCGATGGCCCTTTGCTGGGCAATGGCGATATGCTCGCGGCGATCTCGGGGCCGCCCCAGGCAGTGGTTTTTCACCTCGGCAAGAACGACTTTTGGCGACTGCAACAGGGAAATGGAAACGCCGCGCCCCAACCGGTCGGCACGTTCACGCTGAGCACAGCCGATCTTGTGGGTGCCTCTTACCAGGTGAACCAGTCACTGGTTGATGCCACTACGCGCCTGAACTTTGACCGCGGTGACGGAGTGCTGCGGATGGAAAGCCGAGTCCTGGCACAGGAGAATCTACTGTTGATCGGACTCACTGCCGAGCAACGCTCATTCGAAGTGGTGTGCGGTTTGACCGCCCACAGTGGTCGCGGATCGGTTTCCGCCAGTGGAGATTCAGGCGGCGTGTTGTGGATTGAACGCGCCTTTGGGGCTGATGTGGTGGATATCCCGACCAAGGTGGCCTGCGCCATGACAACTCTCGGCGGTAGCACCTCGGGCCAGGTTGCCCTAACCATCGCCGCTGGCGAAACTGTCTGGGTCGCGGTGTCCATGGACAGTCTGTTCAAGAGCACCACCCCGCGGGATGACGTCATCGTCCGCTGTGCGGGTTTGCTTGAATCCGACATCCCGGGGCTCATCGCCGCACATGCCGCATGGTGGGCCGGATACTGGGACAAGGCCTGGATCGAGATCGGCGATCCGGAAATTGAGCTTGCCTATTACCGGAGCTACTACGGGATGGGCAGTTGCTCGCGCGACCCGGAGTTTCCGCCGGCCATCTTCGGCTGGACCACCACCAACAACCCGAGGTGGAACGGTGATTACCACACCAACTATAACTTTCAGACGCCTTTCTACGCGCTGGCCTCGGGCAATCGCCTTGAACAGCTTACGCCTCACGATGCCCCTGTGTTCGATTTTATGAGTCGAGCCCAAGGGTATGCGACCGACATTTTCGGCTCTGGCACGGATCCCTGGGGCGTCATCTTCGGAGTGGGCATCGGCCCCAAGGGCATTGACACCACCTACAACCATGGCTCCTTTTCGTTTCCGAACAAAGAGCAGGGTGTGCTGACCTTCGGTCAGCGTTCCGACGCAGCCCTCTGCTTAGTGAACATGGCCGACCGTTGGCGCCGCAGCTACGATCCAGCCTATGGTGAGAAAGTCTATCCCTTTGCCAAAGAGGTTGCCGCCTTCTGGGAAAACTACCTCGTTTGGGACGCCGCCAACTCGCGCTATGTCATCAACAACGACTCGGTCCACGAGGGCAGCGGAGCGGATTTCAACTCGATCCTGAGCCTCGGCCTGATCCGTAACACCTTCGATTTCGTTCTCGACCTCAGCAACGAGCTCGACCGCGACGCCGACAAGCGGGCTGCCTGGCAGGATATCCTCGAAAAGATTTCGGGCTACACCACCCATTTCAAAAAAGCCCCCGACGGGAGTTCCTTGGAAGTCTTCCGCTACAGCGAGGTAGGTACCAGTTGGTGGAGTAGTAACACGCTTGGTATCAAACCCATCTTCCCCGCCGGGTCGATCAACTATGAAAGTGATCCGAATCTTGTCCAGTACGCGCGCAATACCATCGAGGTGATGCAGCGTTGGAATGATTCCAACGGCAGCAACAGTTTTTTTCCCGCCGCAGTGCAGATTGGCTACGAGCCGCGCGTCATCCTCAATCAACTCGGCACTTACGTGCGTAACATGTACCCGAACGGGTTTTTGGTGAACAACCCGCACGGGATCGAAAACTTCTCCACTGTGCCGAGCACCATTAATGAGATGCTTTGCATGAGCCGCGTGGCGGTTGGCTATAGCGGCCCTACGGGACCGTTCCCCGCAAGGGATGAGTCGATCCTCCGCCTCTTCCCGGTCTGGCCGCGCGAGCGCGATGCCCGTTTCACCCGGCTGCGCGCCTGGGGAGGATTTCTCGTTTCTTCCTCGCTGTGGGCTGGCGAGGTACAGTTCGTTGAGTTGACCAGCGAACAGGGGCGTGATTGCATCATCCGCAACCCGTGGCCTGGACAAGCCGCGCGCCTTTACCGGAACGGCGAAACGGCGGAAGTCGTAAGCGGCGCCACCTTTAGCTTTGCGACCTCACCCGATGAGACGATCCGCCTCTTTCCGGGTGAGCATGCACTCTCCGAAGAGGCGCAGAACCGGCTCATGCGTTCACCGTCCTCGATTTCCGGAACGCCAGTGGGCGGGCAAAACCTGTCCTTTGAATCCGGTATCACCGGTTGGACCGTCAACGGTGGCACCTCTACCTTCGACGATCTAGCAGCCTGGACATCCTCCCCGCTGCCCGACGGATCGCATGCCCGCGGCATCCGTGCCAATGACCCGGGAGATCCAATCAGCATCAGCCAGGACTTCGGGCCGGCCGCTACAGGCACCTACCTCGTTTCCTTCCACGTCGCTGACCGGATCAATGAGAAGTGGCTCAACTACCGGGTCGAACTGCTCGCAGGTGATCAGGTGTTGTTCGATCGCGATTCGGCCACCGACCCGTCGCTGCGACCACCGAATGGATCAACCAGCCACCTTGGCGCATGGGGCCAGGGGGGAACGGAAGGCAGCTGGCACAAACTCCGGCTTCAGGCCGAAGTGCCCGTCTCGCTCGCAGGTCAGACTTTGACCTTGCGTTTCACCAGTAGCACCCAGTCAACCGGTGATGATGGCAACCACCACGACTTTGCGCTCGATCATGTAGCTTTAAATTTTGTTAGCGACAGCTGGCCACTAAAGGCCTACATTCAAAAAAGGAATACACTTGCCGACGGCAGCACCGAGATCACCCTCAACTGGCTAAGCTCTGCTGACTGGACTTACCGGGTTGAAAGTTCTTCGGATTTGCAACCACTCTGGAATGAGGTGCTATCCGGTATTGAGGCGACACCACCCGTGAATTCGATAACGATGACTGTGCCGCCCGGAAAGTCTCGCTTATTTTTCCGTGTGATGGGGTGGTGA
- a CDS encoding PEP-CTERM sorting domain-containing protein (PEP-CTERM proteins occur, often in large numbers, in the proteomes of bacteria that also encode an exosortase, a predicted intramembrane cysteine proteinase. The presence of a PEP-CTERM domain at a protein's C-terminus predicts cleavage within the sorting domain, followed by covalent anchoring to some some component of the (usually Gram-negative) cell surface. Many PEP-CTERM proteins exhibit an unusual sequence composition that includes large numbers of potential glycosylation sites. Expression of one such protein has been shown restore the ability of a bacterium to form floc, a type of biofilm.) has protein sequence MSFGAAAIGQAATVALGENTNMVFADGDNASGDAVYNDGNPYTWSITGNVNVGDGVGTNAGRIFVGTNSGAKIGDLTLHGTSGAGDTLLLNGYHSADRVLGRLGHNTGGESATISITGGLAVTMGGRNLKIAQGTNTFQVLDGSLDYATNTGFGFLKNDGGGSVGHVVGASGSIIIDAVITDAAGFTAWADANGLDATGKIGTVTADSGLTLAFANDGTNTTITAIPEPSSAALLGLGGLTLILRRRM, from the coding sequence ATGTCATTTGGCGCAGCTGCAATCGGGCAAGCCGCCACGGTGGCCTTGGGAGAAAACACGAACATGGTGTTTGCTGACGGTGATAACGCGAGCGGAGATGCTGTTTACAACGACGGAAACCCCTATACTTGGAGTATCACTGGTAACGTGAACGTGGGCGATGGTGTTGGCACCAACGCCGGTCGTATTTTTGTGGGCACCAATAGCGGAGCCAAGATTGGGGATCTCACTCTGCACGGAACCAGCGGTGCAGGTGACACATTGTTGCTCAATGGCTATCACAGTGCCGACCGGGTCCTGGGACGATTGGGGCACAATACTGGTGGCGAGTCGGCGACGATCTCCATCACAGGCGGCCTGGCGGTGACGATGGGTGGGCGCAACCTCAAGATTGCTCAGGGAACCAACACCTTTCAAGTGTTGGACGGAAGCCTCGATTATGCAACGAACACGGGTTTCGGATTCCTGAAAAATGACGGAGGCGGAAGTGTAGGACACGTAGTTGGTGCCAGTGGCTCCATCATCATCGATGCTGTAATCACCGACGCCGCAGGATTTACCGCATGGGCAGATGCCAACGGTCTGGATGCCACCGGTAAAATAGGAACGGTAACTGCGGACAGTGGTCTTACTCTGGCATTTGCAAACGACGGTACCAATACGACGATCACGGCAATTCCTGAGCCTTCGTCCGCCGCTCTTCTGGGGCTGGGTGGACTCACGTTGATTCTTCGCCGCCGCATGTAG